Genomic window (Pseudomonas sp. MM211):
GCGGCGACTGCCTGCACTTCATGCCGGACGAAGAGATCGAGCTGTACCAACAACTCGACGAGCGCCGCTTCTACGCCGAAGAAAACGACGAGCCGTTCGACTGGAATCAGGAAAAGCAGCTGCTGGCGATGCCGACACCAACCAGCCGCCACTGACGAAAAAACCCGCCAGCACTCACCCCGTGCTGGCGGGCCTCGAAACGCCAAAAGGCAGACACAAAAAAGCCGCTCATTGAGCGGCTTTTTTGTTTATTTGGAGCGGGAAACGAGACTCGAACTCGCGACCCCGACCTTGGCAAGGTCGTGCTCTACCAACTGAGCTATTCCCGCATTTACAACAAATTGGCGTCCCCTAGGGGACTCGAACCCCTGTTACCGCCGTGAAAGGGCGGTGTCCTAGGCCACTAGACGAAGGGGACCTTGAACTTTTTTACAACGATTCAGCTGCCAAGCTGAATCCAAAATCTGGAGCGGGAAACGAGACTCGAACTCGCGACCCCGACCTTGGCAAGGTCGTGCTCTACCAACTGAGCTATTCCCGCATATATTGCTTCCACTTCATTTCCGAAGTGGCGTCCCCTAGGGGACTCGAACCCCTGTTACCGCCGTGAAAGGGCGGTGTCCTAGGCCACTAGACGAAGGGGACGTTGCCCGGAATTTCCGGCTTCCTCGCTGTGCCTTTCGGCATTCCCTTGGAAGTGGCGCGCATTCTATGGAGCCTTTTAACGGTCGTCAACCTCTCAAATAATATTTTTTAAAATCAACGACTTCACACCGGATTCCAGCAGCCCGGCGAAAGACCTGAAAGCACACTATAGATAGCGCTACAGGTCCAGGTCACAAGACCTGAACATGGACACTACACTGCAGGCTGGTAGCCCTACTGGATACAGATGCTCAAGAGCCCTCACACACAACCGATTAATGGCGGCATGAATAGTGCTGGTTCAAATGCAATCGCCGCTAGGAGGCGCCCCAACTAAGCACTACACTCGTGCGAAAACCGCGTTTGAGAGGTTAAAGCGATGTCCTCGCTCGTGATCACCCTGGCGATAATCGGCGGCATCATCCTCTTGGTGCTGATTGCCTATTTGAATCAACTGGCCGAAAACAACAAGCGTAAGAAGGCACGCCTCAAGGCTGATCTGGCCGAGCGCTACCGTCGTATCGCCGATATCAACGAACAGTTCGCCGGGCAATTCATGACGCCGGAGCTCAAGCTGTTGCTCAGCCGTCTGCAGTTGCACTTCGCCGAGCGCCTGCTGGAGGTTGACAAGCAGGACGCTGCCTACGCAGCCATGGCCCAGGAACTGCGCAAATTCATCGGCCACGGCGAGGCCATCCCGGTTCGCAACGCTCCCTTCCCGGTGACCGACGACGAACGGGCGAAACTGGTTCGCGCTCAACTGGAAATGCTGCATGGCCAAGTCAGCAAAGCAGCACAGACCGGCCTGCTGCCTGTCGATGAAGCCAAACACTGGGCGCAGCAAATACGCCACATGCTGGCTCAGCTCTATATAGAGCTGTATGGCAATCAGGCTCAGCACGCGCTGCAACAGCAACAAATTGGCCACGCCCGCCTCGCACTGGAGCGTGGCGTGCAATTTCTGCAAAAACAAAGCGACATGGCGCGCTATCAGGCACCGCTGGCGCAGTTCCAGAAGCAGCTAGCACGGGTCAACGCCATGCTGATCAATCCCGCGCCGCAGCCCGGCGAAGAGTCAAGCGAGCTCACCGAGGGGCTGAAGTCGCTGGAAGGTGATGGGGACTGGAAGAAGAAGGCGATATACGACTAGGGCCTGTTGCCGTTTCAACGCAAGCCACGTTGCTGAAACGGCAATAGACGTTAAATATCAGCAATCACTCGCGCCTAGCAACACGGCCGCGAGGCCTTCGATACCACGCTGATCAACCTCGCTGAATCGCCCAAGCAGCGGACTATCCAGATCCAGCACGCCAATCAGCCGGCCATCCTTGATGAGCGGGATGACCAATTCACTGTTGGACGCACTGTCGCAAGCGATATGCCCGGCGAAAGCATGCACGTCCTCCACCCGCTGGGTTTGCAACGACGCTGCCGCCGCACCACACACACCGCGCCCAAACGGAATGCGTACGCAGGCGACTTTGCCCTGAAACGGCCCGAGCACCAGCTCATCGTCCTTGACCAGATAGAAACCGGCCCAATTGAGCCCTTCCAGCTCGTGAAAGACGAAGGCACTGAACTGCGCGGCGTTGGCAATGAAATCGCGCTCGCCGCTCAACAGCGCATCGAGTTGAGCAGTCAATAACGGGTAGCCGTCGAGGCCTGCTCCTTTTTCACTCAAATCGATCATCGCGACGTCTCCAGTAGTTGCAGGCCCACCCACTGGCGGGCGAATTGATAGGCACAGCGGCCGTTGCGATTGCCGCGCCCGGTAGCCCAACGCACGGCAAGTTTTTCCAGGTCTTCGCTCCACTGCCACTGCAGGTCAGCGCCCGCCGCCTGCACCTCGATCCAGTGACGCACCACATCCAGGTAATGCTGCTGGGTGAAGGGATAGAAGGACAGCCACAGGCCAAAGCGATCCGACAGGGCGATCTTGTCCTCGACGGCCTCGTTCGGGTGCAGTTCGCCATCGACCATCTTGGTATTGGCGTTGTCACTCTCACGCTCCGGCACCAGGTGGCGGCGGTTGGAGGTGGCGTACAGCAGCACGTTTTCCGGCGAACGCTCAAGGGAGCCGTCGAGCACGCTCTTGAGCACCCGGTAATCGCCCTCTCCCGCCTCGAACGACAGGTCATCGCAGAACAGGATGAAACGCTGCGGCAGTTTCATCAGTTGTTCCACTACCCGCGGCAGATCGGCCAGGTGGTCGCGCTCGATTTCGATCAGGCGCAAACCGGCGCCTGCATGCTCGGCCAGCAGCGCACGTACCAGTGACGATTTGCCGGTGCCCCGCGCCCCCCACAGTAGCGCGTGGTTGGCAGGCATGCCCTGCACGAACTGGCGGGTATTGCGCGCCAGCTGTTCACGCTGGGTGTCGACACCAATCAGGTCGCTGAGGCTCATGTCCAGGCTCACTTTCAGCGGCTGCAGATAGCCACTGCGCCCTTCACGCTGCCAGCGCGCGGCCAGACTTTGCTGCCAATCGAGTGGCTCGCGAATCGCAGGCAGCAGCGGCTCCAGGCGTGTCAGAACACTGTCGGCACGCTGGAGAAAATCAAACAAACGGGAATCCACGGTCAGGCCCTCGAATCATCAGTATGTGAGGCGGGTGTGCCGAAAAGCAGGCCATATCGACTATGCTTGGGCAGCGATCGGAACGAGACAGCGCCTTATATGGAAATCCCACTGACACAGCGGCTGTCATTCAAACAAGCTGGCGTTACCGTCCTGGTGGCGTTCATCATCGGAACGCTGCTCAGCCTGGTGCAGATAGGCGTCGATTATGCCAGTGAAGACGCCGCCATCAACCGCGAGATTCGTGCGCTGATGGAGATCAGCCACAATCCTGCCGCACGTATCGCCTACAACATCGACGCCGAGCTGGCCCAGGAATTGGTCGCTGGCTTGCTGCGCTCGCCCGCCGTGACCGGCGCACGCATCGTCGACAGCAATGGCGAGTCCCTGGCCAGCACCACGCAGCCAGCAGCGGAAAGCAACTATCGAATATTCAGCGACTTCCTGTTCGGCAACAGCCGCCATTTCGAAACCCGCCTGTCGGTCGAGCATGCCCCTGACGAGCAACTGGGCATGCTGCAACTGGACATCGACACCTACGCATTCGGCAGCAACTTCCTCAAACGCGCGATGCTGACCCTGGTCAATGGCTTCGCCCGCAGCCTGCTGCTCTCGGTGATTCTGCTGGTGCTGTTCTATTTCATGCTGACCAAGCCACTGAACCAGGTGATCCAGTCAATCGCCAGTCGCGACCTACGCACCCCGGATCGCACCCGCTTGCCCTGTCCGCCCGGACACGAGCGCGACGAAATCGGTGTTTTGGTGGCAGTTGCCAACCGCCAGCTCGCCAGTATCTCCACTGAAATCGAACAACGACGCAACGCCGAGGATCGACTGACCGATTACCTCGGTGAGCTGGAAGCTATCGTTTCCGCCCGCACGGTGGAGCTCAAGGCTGCCAACAGCCGTCTCAGCCGTTCCAATGAAGAGCTGAAACAAGCCCGCCACGACGCCCTGGCCATGGCCCAGGCACGCTCCATATTTCTGGCCAACATGAGCCATGAGATCCGTACTCCGCTGAACGGCTTGCTAGGCATGCTGGCGTTGTCTCTGGAAAGCACACTGAGCAGCGAACAGCGCCAGCAACTGTCGATCGCCCATGATTCGGGCAAGGTACTGGTCGATCTGCTCAACGACATTCTCGATCTGTCGAAATTCGAGGCCGGGCAGTTGGAGCTGGAGCACATCGCCTTCGACCCAGGCGCACTGGTGGAGGGTACCGCCAGCCTGCTGTCACAGAATGCCCTGCCCGGCGTGGAGCTGACCTGCCTGATCGACCCAAACCTGCCCGCCCAGTTGCTCGGCGATCCGACGCGGGTAAGGCAGATCATCAGCAACCTGCTGTCCAACGCCCTGAAGTTCACCCGCGAGGGGCGTGTCGATATCCGCATCAGCGCCGAGGCGGATCGGGTTCGCATCGAGGTCTGTGACACCGGCATCGGCATTGCCGCCGATGCTCAGGCACGCATCTTCCAGCCCTTTACCCAGGCAGGCGCGGACATTACTCGTCAGTTTGGCGGTACCGGCCTGGGCCTGGCACTGACCCGCCGCCTGTGCGAGGCCATGCACGGCAAGTTGGAGTTGGTCTCTACGCCTGGTAGCGGCAGCCGCTTCAGCGCGACATTACCGTTGCCGAGCTTACAAGCGGCCCCTACCCCTCCACAGCTGGCGGGGCGAGTACTGGCCATCTGTAGCGCCAACACCGGCCTGGCCGAATTGCTACCCATGCAGGTCAACCGCTGGGGCCTGGGTTACCAGCGCCTGGACAGCGCCCTGCAGGCCAGCGACATTGATGCCGATGTGCTGATCAGCGATTGCCCGACCTGCATGGAACGTCTACGCCAGCAGACCACCACGCCAATCATTCTGGTCACTGCATACGGCAGCTTCCTCGATGCCGAGCAAGCCCGTGCCTTGGCACCATTGGAGCAGGTAGCCAGACCACTCACCCGACATCACCTGCTGCAGGCGTTGGGCCGCGCCTTACAGCAGCCGTCCGAGAACGCGAGCGGACCACAGGTACGCGCAGCAGCACCCTGTAAACAAGCACGTGTGCTGCTGGTCGAGGACAATCCGGTCAACCAGTTGGTGGCCAAAGGCATGCTCAGCAAACAGGGCCTGGAAGTAACGCTGGCCAACAACGGTGAGCAGGCGCTGGAGCGACTGCAGGAAGAGCCTGTCGACTTGGTGCTGATGGACTGCAACATGCCAGTGATGGACGGTTACGAAGCTAGCCGACGCATACGCGCCAACCCGGCGTGGCAGCACCTACCCATCATCGCCCTTACCGCCAATGCGCTTTCCGAAGAACGCGAGCGTTGTTTGGCTGCGGGCATGAGTGACTACCTGGCGAAACCCTTCCGCCGTGAGGAGCTACTCGCACTGCTCGATCAATGGTTGCCAAACTAGGGTCTGTTTGCCTCTCGGCGCAAGCCGCGCCGTTACGAACACACCCTAATCCCTCAGGCTGCGCATGCGCTGCAGGAGCATATCCAGTTGCATGCGCAGTGGCTCCAGTTCCTGGCTATCGACCCCGTGCTCACAGAGCAACTCTCGCTTCAATGCCGGTACGCGGCCCTGTAGCTGGCGACCGGCGGCGGTAAGGCGCAGATGCACTTCACGCTCATCTTGCGCACAACGCTGACGCTCAACCAGGCCCGCGTGCTGCAAACGTTTGAGCAATGGCGTCAGGGTGCCCGAATCGAGCAGAAGGCGTTCTCCCAGCGCCTTAACGGTCGGCTGCGCAGGCGGCGTTTCATCCCACTCCCAGAGCACCAACATGGCCAGATACTGGGGGTAGGTCAGTTGCAGCCTGTCGAGCATCGGCTTGTAGGCACGCACCACCATGCGGGATGCGGCATACAGTTTGAAGCACAGATGCTGGTCAAGTTTCAGATCAGCCATCGAGCATCGCTTCGATAGCGGCACTCAGTGCCTGGGGCTTGGTGGTGGGTGCATAGCGCGTCACCTTGCGGCCATCGCCACTGATCAGGAACTTGGTGAAATTCCACTTGATACGCTGCGTGCCCAGCAGGCCGGGCGCCTGGTGCTTGAGTTGCACGTACAGCGGATGCGCGCCATCACCATTTACCTCGATCTTGCGGAACAGCGGGAAACTTACCCCGAAATTCAGCTCGCAGAAGCTGGAGATCGCCTTCTCGTCGCCTGGCTCCTGCTTGCCGAACTGATTGCACGGAAAGCCGAGCACCACCAGGCCCTTGTCGGCGTACTGCTTCCAAAGGCTTTCCAGCCCCTGATACTGCGGGGTGAAGCCGCACTGGCTGGCGGTATTGACCACCAAAATCGCCTTGGCAGCGAAGTCCGCCAGGCTCTTCTGCTCGCCAGTGATAGTGGTACAGGGTATCGCCAACAGGTCTTGGCTCATGGGTGCGAACTCATAGATAAATGAAACAAAAGAATAGACAGCAATTAGATTGCGAACAATTTAATTGCCAAAAAATAAGGCCCGCCATCAGCGGGCCGAATGATCACTACAGGTGCGCACCCACACTATGCCTCGCGAGGCACGTGCTTGAGCGACGCAGAATTGATGCAATAGCGCTGTCCGGTCGGCCGCGGGCCGTCGGGAAATACGTGACCAAGGTGAGCATCACACTTCATGCAGCGCACTTCGATACGGTGCATGCCATGGCTGAAGTCTTCCAGCTCGGTGATGACCTCGGCATTCAGCGGCTGGAAGTAACTGGGCCAGCCACAGCCGGAATCGAACTTGGCCTCGGAGTCGAACAATGGCGTGCCACAACACACGCACTCATAAACGCCCGGCACCTTGCTGTCGTGGTACTCCCCGGTGAACGGACGTTCCGTCCCCCCCAGACGACAGACGTTGAACTGAATGTCCGACAACTCCTCACGCCAGGTTTCCAGTGGTTTTTCGAGCTTGCTCACAGGCCGTCCTCCTCGGGATAAAAAAGCCTTATCTGTATCTTTGCCCGACTCAGGCTGACACGTATGATTCGACACCTCAACCCGCCACGGCTCGCCGCCGCCTCGGCCCGCTGAAGGCCGCACCTCTTCGATTCGGGATTCTTCACCATGCAGGTCAGCAAATCCAACAAGCTCGCCAACGTCTGCTACGACATTCGCGGCCCGGTGCTCAAGCACGCCAAGCGCCTGGAAGAAGAAGGCCAGCGCATCCTCAAGCTGAATATCGGCAACCCGGCGCCATTCGGCTTCGAAGCCCCAGAGGAAATCCTCCAGGACGTCATCCGTAACCTGCCCACGGCTCAAGGCTACAGCGACTCCAAAGGCCTGTTCAGCGCCCGCAAGGCGGTAATGCAGTATTACCAGCAGAAACAGGTGGAAGGCGTCGGCATCGAAGACGTTTACCTGGGCAACGGTGTATCCGAGCTGATCGTCATGGCCATGCAGGCCCTGCTCAATAACGGCGACGAAGTGCTGATTCCCGCCCCTGATTACCCGTTGTGGACGGCTGCCGTGGCACTCTCAGGCGGTAATCCGGTGCACTATCTGTGCGATGAACAAGCCGGCTGGTTCCCCGACATCGCCGACATGCGCGCCAAAATCACC
Coding sequences:
- a CDS encoding GAF domain-containing protein, which translates into the protein MIDLSEKGAGLDGYPLLTAQLDALLSGERDFIANAAQFSAFVFHELEGLNWAGFYLVKDDELVLGPFQGKVACVRIPFGRGVCGAAAASLQTQRVEDVHAFAGHIACDSASNSELVIPLIKDGRLIGVLDLDSPLLGRFSEVDQRGIEGLAAVLLGASDC
- a CDS encoding ATP-binding protein, producing MDSRLFDFLQRADSVLTRLEPLLPAIREPLDWQQSLAARWQREGRSGYLQPLKVSLDMSLSDLIGVDTQREQLARNTRQFVQGMPANHALLWGARGTGKSSLVRALLAEHAGAGLRLIEIERDHLADLPRVVEQLMKLPQRFILFCDDLSFEAGEGDYRVLKSVLDGSLERSPENVLLYATSNRRHLVPERESDNANTKMVDGELHPNEAVEDKIALSDRFGLWLSFYPFTQQHYLDVVRHWIEVQAAGADLQWQWSEDLEKLAVRWATGRGNRNGRCAYQFARQWVGLQLLETSR
- a CDS encoding hybrid sensor histidine kinase/response regulator; protein product: MEIPLTQRLSFKQAGVTVLVAFIIGTLLSLVQIGVDYASEDAAINREIRALMEISHNPAARIAYNIDAELAQELVAGLLRSPAVTGARIVDSNGESLASTTQPAAESNYRIFSDFLFGNSRHFETRLSVEHAPDEQLGMLQLDIDTYAFGSNFLKRAMLTLVNGFARSLLLSVILLVLFYFMLTKPLNQVIQSIASRDLRTPDRTRLPCPPGHERDEIGVLVAVANRQLASISTEIEQRRNAEDRLTDYLGELEAIVSARTVELKAANSRLSRSNEELKQARHDALAMAQARSIFLANMSHEIRTPLNGLLGMLALSLESTLSSEQRQQLSIAHDSGKVLVDLLNDILDLSKFEAGQLELEHIAFDPGALVEGTASLLSQNALPGVELTCLIDPNLPAQLLGDPTRVRQIISNLLSNALKFTREGRVDIRISAEADRVRIEVCDTGIGIAADAQARIFQPFTQAGADITRQFGGTGLGLALTRRLCEAMHGKLELVSTPGSGSRFSATLPLPSLQAAPTPPQLAGRVLAICSANTGLAELLPMQVNRWGLGYQRLDSALQASDIDADVLISDCPTCMERLRQQTTTPIILVTAYGSFLDAEQARALAPLEQVARPLTRHHLLQALGRALQQPSENASGPQVRAAAPCKQARVLLVEDNPVNQLVAKGMLSKQGLEVTLANNGEQALERLQEEPVDLVLMDCNMPVMDGYEASRRIRANPAWQHLPIIALTANALSEERERCLAAGMSDYLAKPFRREELLALLDQWLPN
- a CDS encoding MarR family winged helix-turn-helix transcriptional regulator, encoding MADLKLDQHLCFKLYAASRMVVRAYKPMLDRLQLTYPQYLAMLVLWEWDETPPAQPTVKALGERLLLDSGTLTPLLKRLQHAGLVERQRCAQDEREVHLRLTAAGRQLQGRVPALKRELLCEHGVDSQELEPLRMQLDMLLQRMRSLRD
- a CDS encoding glutathione peroxidase — translated: MSQDLLAIPCTTITGEQKSLADFAAKAILVVNTASQCGFTPQYQGLESLWKQYADKGLVVLGFPCNQFGKQEPGDEKAISSFCELNFGVSFPLFRKIEVNGDGAHPLYVQLKHQAPGLLGTQRIKWNFTKFLISGDGRKVTRYAPTTKPQALSAAIEAMLDG
- the msrB gene encoding peptide-methionine (R)-S-oxide reductase MsrB, whose amino-acid sequence is MSKLEKPLETWREELSDIQFNVCRLGGTERPFTGEYHDSKVPGVYECVCCGTPLFDSEAKFDSGCGWPSYFQPLNAEVITELEDFSHGMHRIEVRCMKCDAHLGHVFPDGPRPTGQRYCINSASLKHVPREA